A portion of the Carya illinoinensis cultivar Pawnee chromosome 11, C.illinoinensisPawnee_v1, whole genome shotgun sequence genome contains these proteins:
- the LOC122281491 gene encoding ATP synthase gamma chain, chloroplastic-like — translation MFSSVVVLSFSTVQTQIGVLVLPGSAEPVLQSPPATGFIIAMWVSAKPSISNISSLSFNSHQKPFRILPHISLPCDLSQSSQTTQVYCGVRELRGRIDAIKNTHKITEAMKLVAAARVRRAQEAVINGRPFSETLVEMLYHINEQLQLEDIDVPLTNVRPIKKVALVVITGDRGLCGNFNNLVIKKAETRLSELKNLGLDYTVISVGKKGNSYFRRRDNIPVDRFIEGGSFPTVKEAQAIADDVFSLFVSEEVDKVELVYTKFMSLVKSDPVIHTLLPLSPRGVVCDVNGNCVDAMEDEFFRLTTKEGKFFVERDSVRAKMELSPLMQFEQDPIQILDAMMPLYLNSQILKALQESLASELASRMNAMSNATDNAVELKKTLSIAYNRGRQAKITSELLEIVAGAEALTQLD, via the exons ATGTTCTCCTCAGTAGTGGTTCTTTCGTTCTCG ACTGTCCAGACACAGATTGGTGTGTTAGTCTTGCCGGGGAGTGCAGAACCAGTACTCCAGTCTCCTCCGG CAACAGGTTTTATCATAGCTATGTGGGTCTCTGCAAAACCTTCAATTTCTAATATTTCTTCACTTTCTTTTAATTCCCACCAAAAACCATTTCGCATTTTACCCCATATCTCTCTCCCATGTGATCTATCTCAATCTTCGCAAACAACCCAAGTTTATTGTGGTGTTCGTGAACTCCGAGGGCGGATTGATGCTATCAAAAATACCCATAAAATCACTGAGGCTATGAAGCTTGTGGCGGCCGCAAGGGTTCGACGAGCTCAAGAGGCTGTCATCAATGGCCGACCCTTCTCGGAGACCCTTGTAGAAATGTTATACCATATCAATGAGCAGCTTCAATTAGAAGACATAGATGTTCCTTTAACAAATGTTAGGCCTATCAAGAAAGTTGCCCTTGTGGTTATCACTGGTGATCGGGGTCTCTGCGGCAATTTCAACAACTTAGTTATCAAAAAGGCTGAGACCCGGCTCTCCGAATTAAAGAATCTTGGATTGGATTACACTGTAATCAGTGTTGGCAAGAAGGGTAATTCATATTTCAGGCGTAGGGATAACATCCCGGTGGATAGGTTTATTGAAGGAGGGAGTTTCCCTACGGTGAAAGAAGCTCAAGCGATTGCAGATGATGTATTTTCGCTATTTGTCAGTGAAGAGGTTGATAAGGTTGAGCTAGTGTATACTAAATTCATGTCATTGGTTAAGAGTGATCCTGTGATTCATACATTGCTTCCATTGTCCCCTAGAGGAGTTGTGTGTGATGTGAATGGAAACTGTGTTGATGCCATGGAGGATGAGTTCTTTAGGTTGACAACTAAGGAGGGGAAGTTTTTTGTGGAGAGGGATAGTGTGAGGGCAAAGATGGAGTTATCGCCACTGATGCAGTTTGAGCAGGATCCAATTCAGATTCTTGATGCCATGATGCCTCTTTATTTGAATAGCCAGATTTTGAAGGCATTGCAGGAATCACTGGCAAGTGAGCTCGCCTCTAGGATGAATGCTATGAGTAATGCAACGGATAATGCAGTGGAGTTGAAGAAGACTCTTTCAATTGCATACAATCGGGGGAGACAAGCAAAAATTACTAGTGAGTTATTGGAGATTGTTGCAGGAGCTGAGGCACTAACACAGCTTGATTGA
- the LOC122281495 gene encoding DNA topoisomerase 1-like, producing MLQISLQNLTKVATFGSSQSNSRERQSSMENRYGLLRQSSGFWRSLRDGDFEEEEVWAVLRNTTDSTSMVGKPKQPSISVPRQLPTASRMIPRATASGSSSNSSSHEAKIVQNSAPVNIPDWSQISRKKSKKISRYDTWVGNDDDDDDDGDLNDGQGSDEDDDDDEDNYKLPPHEFIAKRLARSHISSFSVFEGAGRTLKGRDLSKVRNAVLTKTGFLE from the exons ATGCTGCAGATATCGCTTCAGAATCTGACCAAAGTTGCGACTTTTGGAAGTTCTCAATCCAATTCCAGAGAAAG GCAATCATCGATGGAGAATAGATATGGTTTATTGAGGCAGAGCAGTGGTTTCTGGAGGTCCTTGAGAGATGGAGACTTTGAGGAAGAGGAAGTCTGGGCTGTTCTCAGAAATACAACAGATTCTACTTCCATGGTAGGCAAACCCAAGCAACCCTCTATTTCTGTTCCTAGACAACTTCCAACTGCTTCAAGAATGATACCAAGAGCTACAGCCAGCGGCAGCAGTAGCAATAGCTCCTCTCATGAAGCCAAAATTGTTCAGAATTCAGCACCTGTAAACATTCCTGACTGGTCACAAATTTCTAGAAAAAAGTCAAAGAAGATCTCTAGGTATGATACATGGGTtggtaatgatgatgatgacgacgatGACGGGGATTTGAATGATGGCCAGGGCAGCGATgaagatgatgacgatgatgaggaCAATTACAAGTTACCTCCACATGAATTCATTGCAAAAAGGCTTGCAAGAAGTCACATATcctctttttctgtttttgaagGTGCTGGGAGGACCCTTAAAGGGAGGGATCTTAGCAAAGTCAGGAATGCTGTTCTAACAAAAACTGGTTTCCTTGAATAA
- the LOC122281494 gene encoding heterodimeric geranylgeranyl pyrophosphate synthase small subunit, chloroplastic-like, producing MAVALLHHLLDGNQTLHFLSKSSACRRPFTLRPIRVTMSHNQSYWTSINGEIEAHLKQTIPLRPPLEVFEPMRHFVLSAPETTAPALCVAACELVGGHRDQSIATASALHLMYTASFVHEQLPLTDRPRPKSRPMTHHTYNPNIELLIPDAMVPFGFELLAKADDPTQNNSDRILRVIIEIARAMGSQGMVEGQYHELESSSQWDNEEVSNIAWIEHVCKKKDGGLHACAAMCGAILGGGGEEEIEKLRRFGLYVGMIRGMSSGIGKKEKGLVRVVEELRNLALKELDEFEGGKFEAISSFVNA from the coding sequence ATGGCTGTGGCTCTCCTCCACCACCTCCTCGATGGCAATCAAACTCTTCATTTTCTGTCAAAATCAAGTGCTTGCAGACGGCCATTCACTCTCAGGCCTATAAGGGTCACCATGTCCCATAACCAATCTTATTGGACCTCCATCAATGGTGAGATTGAGGCCCATCTCAAGCAAACCATTCCGCTACGGCCTCCACTTGAAGTCTTCGAGCCCATGAGACATTTTGTTTTATCAGCCCCTGAAACCACTGCCCCGGCACTGTGTGTTGCTGCATGTGAGCTCGTCGGCGGCCATCGGGACCAATCCATAGCGACGGCCTCCGCACTCCACCTCATGTATACGGCCTCGTTTGTTCACGAGCAACTTCCATTGACAGACAGGCCTAGGCCCAAGTCCAGGCCCATGACCCACCATACTTACAACCCAAACATAGAGCTTCTCATCCCGGATGCCATGGTTCCTTTTGGGTTTGAATTATTAGCTAAAGCAGACGACCCGACCCAAAATAACTCGGACCGTATCTTGAGGGTGATCATCGAGATTGCACGTGCCATGGGTTCACAAGGAATGGTTGAGGGCCAATACCACGAATTGGAATCCTCTTCTCAATGGGACAATGAGGAAGTAAGCAACATTGCATGGATTGAGCATGTGTGCAAGAAGAAAGACGGCGGATTACACGCATGCGCCGCCATGTGTGGGGCAATCCTAGGAGGAGGAGGTGAGGAGGAAATAGAGAAGCTGAGGAGATTTGGTCTATATGTGGGGATGATAAGAGGGATGTCAAGTGGtattggaaaaaaagaaaaaggattagTAAGAGTGGTTGAAGAGCTAAGAAATTTGGCACTCAAGGAATTGGACGAATTCGAGGGAGGAAAATTCGAGGCAATTTCTAGCTTTGTTAATGCTTGA